A genome region from Blautia coccoides includes the following:
- a CDS encoding NUDIX hydrolase: protein MMELWDIRDSRGIPTGRTIEKGRTFEDGEYHIAVEAWIINSKGEFLIQKRSSRCVHYPNVWSLTAGRIQAGEDAKEGCIREVREEIGLELNREELIHLAHINREDGSHMIWDVFLARRDIPAGELILDPDEVAEVRWVSAGELEHMIRTEEIFTYPEILDFLCLITEKYLYSNAETDSRAERGQE, encoded by the coding sequence ATGATGGAACTCTGGGACATACGCGACAGCAGAGGGATCCCTACGGGGAGGACCATTGAAAAGGGCAGAACTTTTGAGGATGGGGAGTACCATATTGCAGTGGAAGCCTGGATCATCAACAGCAAAGGAGAATTTCTGATCCAGAAACGAAGCAGCAGATGTGTACACTATCCCAATGTCTGGTCTCTGACAGCAGGAAGGATACAGGCAGGCGAAGACGCTAAAGAGGGCTGCATCAGGGAGGTCAGAGAGGAAATCGGCCTTGAACTTAATAGGGAAGAACTGATACATCTGGCACATATTAACAGGGAAGACGGAAGCCATATGATCTGGGACGTGTTTCTCGCGCGGAGGGATATACCTGCCGGGGAACTGATTCTGGATCCGGATGAAGTGGCAGAGGTCAGATGGGTGTCTGCAGGGGAACTGGAGCACATGATACGGACAGAAGAAATTTTTACCTACCCGGAGATTCTGGATTTCCTTTGTCTGATCACGGAAAAGTACCTGTACAGCAATGCGGAAACGGACAGCAGAGCAGAAAGAGGACAGGAATAA
- a CDS encoding YdcF family protein, giving the protein MFNKRFLDQMTEFIFVEQEPKTADIIFVPGSGFPQIAEKAAELYGEGFSSLVLPSGKYSILQGKFGGVRAKEEEYDGEYRTEWEFLKTVLVKNGVRECDIWREEKATYTYENAIRSRAVTDAAGLEVKRGLICCKPAHARRALLYYQLLYPETELLVCPADDCEITRDNWFLSEKGCETVLGEIARCGEQFHEILKNMRNE; this is encoded by the coding sequence ATGTTTAACAAGAGATTTTTGGATCAGATGACAGAGTTCATATTTGTGGAGCAGGAACCGAAAACGGCAGATATTATCTTTGTCCCTGGCAGTGGTTTTCCCCAGATCGCAGAAAAAGCGGCAGAACTGTATGGGGAAGGGTTTTCCTCCCTTGTTCTGCCGTCGGGGAAATACAGCATTCTGCAGGGAAAATTCGGAGGGGTCCGGGCAAAAGAAGAGGAGTACGATGGAGAGTACAGGACAGAGTGGGAATTTTTAAAGACAGTCCTTGTGAAAAATGGTGTGAGAGAATGTGATATATGGAGAGAGGAAAAAGCAACTTATACATATGAGAATGCCATCCGTTCCAGAGCTGTGACAGACGCAGCAGGTCTTGAGGTGAAACGTGGATTGATCTGCTGCAAACCGGCACATGCCAGGCGCGCGCTTCTGTATTACCAGCTTCTTTATCCGGAGACAGAGCTTCTTGTCTGTCCTGCAGATGACTGTGAGATCACCAGGGACAATTGGTTTTTAAGCGAAAAGGGATGTGAGACCGTTCTGGGAGAGATCGCCCGCTGTGGGGAGCAGTTCCATGAGATACTGAAAAATATGAGAAATGAATAA
- a CDS encoding YesL family protein, translating to MSGFFNMDSPVMRFLSRVCDLMILNFMCLICCIPIVTIGASVTALYSVTLKMVRGEESYIFKGFLKAFKENFKISTIIWLILAVLGLLIFADYKATQFLPDNMKNIFRILVGVVITFYLLLLTYVFPYVARFENNVKNTIKNALLISILNLPHTILVVCIPVGIVFITMFNSTTLVYGSLFWFLIGLSFIAFCNSYIFRKVFAKYEPAEEEEQGNPDDYTVPEDEISSDQETIEQIQEKK from the coding sequence ATGAGCGGTTTTTTTAACATGGACAGCCCCGTTATGCGGTTTCTGTCCCGCGTTTGTGACCTGATGATCTTAAATTTTATGTGCCTGATATGCTGCATTCCTATTGTGACCATAGGAGCATCTGTCACTGCGCTTTACTCTGTTACTCTGAAAATGGTAAGGGGTGAGGAATCTTACATCTTCAAAGGCTTTTTAAAAGCATTCAAGGAGAACTTCAAGATCTCCACGATCATCTGGCTGATCCTGGCTGTACTGGGTCTGCTGATCTTCGCCGATTACAAAGCAACCCAGTTTTTGCCTGACAATATGAAGAACATCTTCCGCATTCTGGTAGGCGTTGTGATAACCTTTTACCTCCTGCTGCTTACCTATGTCTTCCCCTATGTGGCAAGGTTTGAGAACAATGTGAAAAACACTATTAAAAACGCGCTGCTTATCAGCATCCTGAATCTGCCCCATACGATTTTGGTTGTCTGTATTCCGGTGGGAATCGTGTTCATCACCATGTTCAATTCCACTACACTTGTTTACGGAAGCCTGTTCTGGTTTTTGATCGGACTCTCCTTTATTGCTTTTTGTAATTCCTATATCTTCCGCAAGGTTTTTGCAAAATATGAACCCGCGGAGGAGGAAGAGCAGGGCAATCCGGACGATTATACTGTTCCTGAAGATGAGATTTCCTCTGATCAGGAGACAATAGAACAAATCCAGGAAAAGAAATAA
- a CDS encoding HlyC/CorC family transporter, whose product MDSSDAIQFLVLIILICLSAFFSSAETSMTTANKIRIQTLAEQGNKKAKTLLKVTGNSGKMLSTILIGNNLVNIGASSLATSMAIRMFGNAAVGICTGVLTLLILIFGEITPKTMATLNAEKLALSYAGPIHGLMVILTPVIYIVNKLSDGVLSLLRIDQSGKGNRITEHELRTIVNVSHEEGVIESEERQMIYNVFDFGDSQAKDVMVPRIDVAFADIGSSYDDLVSMFREEKHTRFPVYEDTTDNVVGIVNVKDLLLMGSRENFSLREIMREPYFTFEYKKTSELLVEMKEESVSFAVVLDEYGATAGIITLEDLLEEIVGDIHDEYDDTEEDDLTEIIPGREYVALGSARLDDLNEVLPVQIESEDYDSIGGYIIEQLDRFPEPGESITTPDHVRLVVDKIEKNRIEAVHIYLPEIQEQPEEEE is encoded by the coding sequence TTGGATTCCAGTGACGCCATACAGTTTCTCGTTTTGATCATTCTCATATGTCTTTCGGCATTTTTTTCATCCGCAGAAACTTCTATGACAACCGCAAACAAAATACGTATCCAAACCCTGGCCGAACAGGGAAACAAGAAGGCCAAAACCCTTCTGAAGGTAACAGGCAATTCCGGCAAGATGCTCAGCACCATTTTAATCGGCAACAACCTGGTGAATATTGGGGCTTCTTCCCTGGCTACATCCATGGCGATCCGTATGTTCGGCAACGCCGCAGTGGGCATCTGTACCGGTGTGCTCACACTGCTCATTTTGATTTTCGGAGAAATCACACCGAAAACCATGGCAACCCTCAATGCGGAAAAGCTTGCACTTTCTTATGCAGGACCGATCCATGGACTTATGGTAATTCTCACACCGGTCATCTATATTGTAAATAAGCTTTCAGACGGCGTTCTCTCCCTTCTGCGGATCGACCAGAGCGGAAAAGGCAACCGAATCACAGAACACGAGCTGCGCACCATCGTCAACGTCAGCCATGAGGAAGGCGTTATTGAGAGCGAGGAACGCCAGATGATATACAACGTGTTCGATTTCGGTGATTCCCAAGCCAAGGATGTTATGGTTCCCCGCATTGATGTGGCTTTTGCTGATATCGGAAGCTCCTATGATGACCTGGTATCCATGTTCAGAGAGGAAAAGCACACCCGTTTCCCCGTCTATGAAGATACCACAGACAATGTGGTGGGCATTGTAAATGTAAAGGATCTGCTGCTCATGGGGTCCAGGGAGAATTTTTCTCTCAGGGAGATCATGCGTGAGCCTTACTTCACTTTTGAGTACAAGAAGACCTCTGAGCTTCTGGTGGAAATGAAAGAAGAGAGTGTTTCCTTTGCCGTTGTACTTGACGAGTACGGCGCAACAGCCGGAATCATCACTCTGGAGGATTTGCTGGAGGAGATCGTGGGGGATATCCACGATGAATATGATGACACGGAGGAGGACGACCTGACGGAAATCATTCCGGGACGGGAATATGTTGCTCTCGGCTCTGCCAGACTGGATGATCTGAATGAGGTGCTGCCTGTACAGATTGAATCTGAGGACTACGATTCCATCGGCGGCTACATCATCGAACAGCTTGACCGCTTCCCGGAACCCGGGGAGAGCATCACAACCCCGGATCATGTCCGCCTGGTTGTGGACAAGATAGAGAAAAACAGAATTGAGGCTGTACATATATACCTGCCCGAGATACAGGAACAGCCCGAAGAAGAAGAATGA
- a CDS encoding TIGR04086 family membrane protein — MEQTVVKQSKPLLMMKALLAAYLATGLMLLLLALLLYKMGLGENQVNLGILIIYIVSCFLGGFYLGKKVGNQRYLWGMALGIGYAVLLTAVTFLTEHQITADFKEMVVTYFLCFLGGALGGMLS; from the coding sequence ATGGAGCAGACAGTTGTAAAACAATCAAAACCTCTACTGATGATGAAGGCGCTGCTGGCGGCTTACCTGGCAACAGGCCTTATGCTGCTTCTTCTGGCGCTTCTTCTGTACAAGATGGGACTGGGAGAAAACCAGGTAAATCTGGGCATTTTGATTATTTACATAGTGTCCTGTTTTCTGGGAGGATTTTATCTTGGAAAAAAGGTGGGAAACCAGAGATATCTTTGGGGAATGGCGCTGGGGATCGGATATGCAGTGCTTCTCACCGCGGTCACATTTTTGACGGAGCACCAGATAACCGCTGATTTCAAGGAGATGGTAGTGACCTATTTCCTCTGTTTCCTGGGAGGCGCGCTGGGCGGTATGCTGTCGTAA
- the scfA gene encoding six-cysteine ranthipeptide SCIFF yields the protein MEHIKTLNTKSLQNTVKKGGCGECQTSCQSACKTSCTVGNQSCENK from the coding sequence ATGGAACATATCAAAACATTAAATACAAAAAGCTTACAGAATACAGTAAAAAAAGGCGGATGTGGTGAGTGCCAGACATCCTGTCAGTCAGCCTGCAAAACATCCTGCACAGTGGGAAACCAGAGCTGCGAGAATAAATAA